A DNA window from Brassica napus cultivar Da-Ae chromosome A4, Da-Ae, whole genome shotgun sequence contains the following coding sequences:
- the LOC106401205 gene encoding protein EARLY FLOWERING 3-like isoform X2: MKRGKEEEEKKLEPMFPRLHVNDADKGGGPRAPPRNKMALYEHLTIPSHRFTDHHSSSPRHTNTLFPPPPPVPSNQPCGVERNLTSQHLDSSASGHVTQMSSMEYVTTSAHRRRDQRKTLREEDDFAVPVYDNDSSTRFQSPGRRNGEKRTTLFGDQAKGSSSSKRHGMDLEKSASGCERVNASLLRQESTSSRLELDQDGDETGVMETDDGVESHGDPNDVDNDDVSDDSISSVDVSPDEVVGVIGQKRFWRARKAIANQQRIFAVQLFELHRLIKVTKHRRGDSEKTDQDKMECSAENVVGKSSNQGQQHQPSNYMPFASNPPTAVNGCYYPPPPSGGNQQWLIPVMSPSEGLIYKPHPGPGPPVCGGYYGHFMPAPMMMGSFMGGGPPPFHPGVGNGYFPPYGMMNPYGSGHQQQQQPSEQMNQFVHPVNTQQQSSVNEAISQQQPTKSYPRARKSRQRSTGSSPRGPEGISDTNSFRPFSVVDDDDNNEPEQMMTTTTTTTRTTVTQTTRDGGAVTRVIKVVPHNAKLASENAARIFRSIQEERKHYDSFSNHS, translated from the exons ATGAAGAGAgggaaagaagaggaggagaagaaactGGAACCAATGTTTCCTCGACTTCATGTGAACGATGCAGACAAAGGAGGAGGACCTCGAGCTCCTCCTAGAAACAAGATGGCTCTCTATGAGCACCTCACCATCCCTTCTCACAGGTTTACTGATCATCATAGTTCCTCGCCACGTCACACCAACACTCtctttcctcctcctcctcctgtacCATCTAACCAG CCTTGTGGTGTGGAGAGAAACTTGACTTCCCAGCATCTTGATTCTTCAGCTTCTGGCCATGTAACCCAAATGTCCTCCATGGAATATGTGACAACTTCAGCACATCGTCGTCGTGATCAAAGGAAAACGCTAAGAGAGGAAGATGATTTTGCGGTTCCTGTATATGATAATGATAGCTCAACAAGATTTCAGTCTCCTGGTAGAAGAAACGGTGAAAAACGCACCACTTTGTTTGGAGACCAGGCTAAGGGTAGTAGTAGCAGCAAAAGGCATGGAATGGATCTTGAAAAGTCAGCATCGGGTTGTGAAAGAGTTAATGCTTCCTTGTTGAGACAAGAGTCTACAAGTAGTAGGTTAGAGTTAGACCAAGATGGTGATGAAACTGGAGTGATGGAAACTGATGATGGAGTTGAATCTCATGGCGATCCTAATGACGTGGACaatgatgatgtttctgatGATTCGATATCCAGCGTAGACGTCTCTCCCGATGAAGTTGTGGGAGTAATAGGTCAAAAACGTTTCTGGAGAGCTAGGAAAGCTATTGCCAA CCAACAAAGAATATTTGCGGTTCAGCTATTTGAGTTGCACAGGCTGATTAAG GTTACCAAACACAGAAGGGGCGACTCGGAGAAGACTGACCAAGATAAAATGGAATGCTCAGCTGAGAACGTAGTCGGGAAGTCGTCAAACCAAGGTCAGCAGCATCAACCGTCCAACTACATGCCTTTTGCGAGCAACCCACCAACAGCTGTAAATGGATGTTACTATCCTCCTCCTCCCTCTGGAGGAAATCAGCAATGGTTGATCCCTGTAATGTCTCCTTCCGAAGGACTAATATACAAGCCTCACCCTGGTCCAGGGCCGCCCGTCTGTGGAGGCTATTATGGTCATTTTATGCCTGCACCGATGATGATGGGTAGTTTCATGGGCGGTGGTCCACCTCCGTTTCACCCGGGCGTTGGCAATGGCTACTTCCCTCCTTATGGTATGATGAACCCTTACGGTTCAGGccatcaacaacaacagcagCCCAGTGAGCAAATGAATCAGTTTGTGCATCCTGTGAACACCCAACAACAGAGCTCCGTCAATGAAGCGATCTCACAACAACAGCCAACAAAATCTTATCCACGGGCTAGAAAGAGCAGGCAAAGGAGCACAGGAAGCAGTCCAAGGGGTCCAGAGGGGATCTCTGATACGAACTCCTTTCGGCCATTTTCAGtggttgatgatgatgacaacAACGAGCCTGAGCAAATGATGACGACTACCACAACAACAACGAGAACAACTGTTACTCAGACAACAAGAGATGGAGGTGCGGTGACGAGAGTGATCAAGGTGGTTCCGCACAACGCCAAGCTGGCGAGTGAGAATGCTGCTAGGATTTTCCGGTCGATACAAGAAGAACGTAAACACTACGACTCCTTTTCTAACCACTCTTAA
- the LOC106401205 gene encoding protein EARLY FLOWERING 3-like isoform X1: protein MKRGKEEEEKKLEPMFPRLHVNDADKGGGPRAPPRNKMALYEHLTIPSHRFTDHHSSSPRHTNTLFPPPPPVPSNQPCGVERNLTSQHLDSSASGHVTQMSSMEYVTTSAHRRRDQRKTLREEDDFAVPVYDNDSSTRFQSPGRRNGEKRTTLFGDQAKGSSSSKRHGMDLEKSASGCERVNASLLRQESTSSRLELDQDGDETGVMETDDGVESHGDPNDVDNDDVSDDSISSVDVSPDEVVGVIGQKRFWRARKAIANQQRIFAVQLFELHRLIKVQRLIASSSDVLLDEISYLGNVPVKKLLPSEFIVKPPPLPQVTKHRRGDSEKTDQDKMECSAENVVGKSSNQGQQHQPSNYMPFASNPPTAVNGCYYPPPPSGGNQQWLIPVMSPSEGLIYKPHPGPGPPVCGGYYGHFMPAPMMMGSFMGGGPPPFHPGVGNGYFPPYGMMNPYGSGHQQQQQPSEQMNQFVHPVNTQQQSSVNEAISQQQPTKSYPRARKSRQRSTGSSPRGPEGISDTNSFRPFSVVDDDDNNEPEQMMTTTTTTTRTTVTQTTRDGGAVTRVIKVVPHNAKLASENAARIFRSIQEERKHYDSFSNHS, encoded by the exons ATGAAGAGAgggaaagaagaggaggagaagaaactGGAACCAATGTTTCCTCGACTTCATGTGAACGATGCAGACAAAGGAGGAGGACCTCGAGCTCCTCCTAGAAACAAGATGGCTCTCTATGAGCACCTCACCATCCCTTCTCACAGGTTTACTGATCATCATAGTTCCTCGCCACGTCACACCAACACTCtctttcctcctcctcctcctgtacCATCTAACCAG CCTTGTGGTGTGGAGAGAAACTTGACTTCCCAGCATCTTGATTCTTCAGCTTCTGGCCATGTAACCCAAATGTCCTCCATGGAATATGTGACAACTTCAGCACATCGTCGTCGTGATCAAAGGAAAACGCTAAGAGAGGAAGATGATTTTGCGGTTCCTGTATATGATAATGATAGCTCAACAAGATTTCAGTCTCCTGGTAGAAGAAACGGTGAAAAACGCACCACTTTGTTTGGAGACCAGGCTAAGGGTAGTAGTAGCAGCAAAAGGCATGGAATGGATCTTGAAAAGTCAGCATCGGGTTGTGAAAGAGTTAATGCTTCCTTGTTGAGACAAGAGTCTACAAGTAGTAGGTTAGAGTTAGACCAAGATGGTGATGAAACTGGAGTGATGGAAACTGATGATGGAGTTGAATCTCATGGCGATCCTAATGACGTGGACaatgatgatgtttctgatGATTCGATATCCAGCGTAGACGTCTCTCCCGATGAAGTTGTGGGAGTAATAGGTCAAAAACGTTTCTGGAGAGCTAGGAAAGCTATTGCCAA CCAACAAAGAATATTTGCGGTTCAGCTATTTGAGTTGCACAGGCTGATTAAG GTTCAAAGACTTATTGCTTCATCATCGGATGTCTTGCTCGATGAGATCAGTTATCTTGGAAATGTTCCAGTGAAGAAGCTTCTTCCCTCTGAATTTATAGTAAAGCCTCCTCCTCTACCACAGGTTACCAAACACAGAAGGGGCGACTCGGAGAAGACTGACCAAGATAAAATGGAATGCTCAGCTGAGAACGTAGTCGGGAAGTCGTCAAACCAAGGTCAGCAGCATCAACCGTCCAACTACATGCCTTTTGCGAGCAACCCACCAACAGCTGTAAATGGATGTTACTATCCTCCTCCTCCCTCTGGAGGAAATCAGCAATGGTTGATCCCTGTAATGTCTCCTTCCGAAGGACTAATATACAAGCCTCACCCTGGTCCAGGGCCGCCCGTCTGTGGAGGCTATTATGGTCATTTTATGCCTGCACCGATGATGATGGGTAGTTTCATGGGCGGTGGTCCACCTCCGTTTCACCCGGGCGTTGGCAATGGCTACTTCCCTCCTTATGGTATGATGAACCCTTACGGTTCAGGccatcaacaacaacagcagCCCAGTGAGCAAATGAATCAGTTTGTGCATCCTGTGAACACCCAACAACAGAGCTCCGTCAATGAAGCGATCTCACAACAACAGCCAACAAAATCTTATCCACGGGCTAGAAAGAGCAGGCAAAGGAGCACAGGAAGCAGTCCAAGGGGTCCAGAGGGGATCTCTGATACGAACTCCTTTCGGCCATTTTCAGtggttgatgatgatgacaacAACGAGCCTGAGCAAATGATGACGACTACCACAACAACAACGAGAACAACTGTTACTCAGACAACAAGAGATGGAGGTGCGGTGACGAGAGTGATCAAGGTGGTTCCGCACAACGCCAAGCTGGCGAGTGAGAATGCTGCTAGGATTTTCCGGTCGATACAAGAAGAACGTAAACACTACGACTCCTTTTCTAACCACTCTTAA